The sequence CGCTGGTAAGGTCCACATGGCATTGGAACAATGGGAATCTACGCATTGCCTCAGTAAGTGTGATGCCTCCGATCAACCCCGACAACTATGAAAAGTATCTCACGACACTGGACCCTGCTAAGCCGGGTCCATCCGTCGAAGCGGCATCGAAGGCATACAAGGAGCAATTCCAATATGCACCTCCAGCACTGAGGGAGGTGGCCTTCCTCCAGTTAAGGGACTTTCACAACAAGGTCGCCGCTGAGCAGAGCAATTACCTGGTGCATCAGGCTGAAGGGGAAGATGGGTTCAAGCGCGTTTCCGATCTCGCGAGCTCGTTGAAGGCCTCTGACGAGTACCATCTGGCAGGCCTCACGCCGGTGTACGAAGGTGAAGGCATGTGGACTGTTGTGGCTCGTCCCGGATTCTACATCGAGGAGTTCGGTTCACTGCTGTCTGACGAGTATCGCGATTTCCTCGCACTTGAGGACATGGAGGCCAACTGGCCGTGGGCACTCGACGCCGCCTTGATGATTCCACTGGACTCGCTCGGCGCGAGAGTCCGTGCGTGGGAGGCATACATCGAGGACCATCCCACATCGCCATTCACGAGCGAAGCACAAACACACTATCGGAACGAACTGTCAGCGCTTATCCTAGGACTGAACAACACCCCCAACTTCGATTACGAAACCGGACGAATCCGGCCAGGAGTGGAAGATGCTCTTCGCAGGTACGTACGGCTTAACTCGGATGCGCCTTCCGCTCAGGCAGTCACCAAGGCCATGGGAATATACAGGAAGAACCGGTGCATAGCCGATGACTCCGTTCGGTCAGAGATCATGCGGCTCGCTCAGTAGGACGGGACGCGGGCGGCGTCCTTGTTAAGTGCAGGCCTTTCGCAGAAGCGCGCAAAGGGCGGCGCCGCCCTTTGCGCGCGAGCGAGCATATGTCCTCTGGTTTTCGCGGTCTAGAAGGCCTCGGAGATCGCCTTGGCCTGCATGAACAGAAGAAGGTAGTCTGCTCCGCCTGCCTTGCTGTCGGTCCCGCTCATGTTGAATCCGCCGAATGGATGCACTCCTACCAGGGCGCCGGTACACCCGCGGTTCAGATACAAGTTGCCCACATGCATTTCATCGCTGGCCCGTTCCAGCCGCATCCGAGACCGGCTGAATACGGCGCCCGTCAGCCCGTACTGGGTGCCGTTGGCTATGTCGACTGCGTTGTCGAAATCCCGCGCTCTTATGAACGACAGGACTGGCCCGAATATCTCTTCCTGAGCAACACGGCTACCTGGCAACACGTCTGCGATCACTGTGGGCTCAACGTAATAGCCCGCCGCTGCGTCGCCGCTTCCGCCGATCACTATCCGCCCCTCCTGCGAGCCGATGCCGATGTAGCCCATGATACTCCTGTGCGCGTGCTCATCGATCACAGCATTGACGTCATTGTTCTCAATTGCAGGCCCAGAGGTCAGTCGAGCAGTCAGGTCAAGAACCCTATCAAGCACTTCGCCGTAGACGGAATCCACGACAATGGCCCTCGAACAGGCGGAACATTTCTGCCCCTGGAAGCCGAAGGTGGACTTGACTATCGCCTGCGCGGCTGACTCCAGATCTGCGGTCTCGTCCACCACGATGCAGTCCTTGCCTCCGAGCTCCGCCACCACCCGTTTGATCCACACCTGCCCCTGGCTGATGCACGCGGCAAGCTTGTTGATGCGAATCCCCACTTCTTTGGAGCCTGTAAAGCTGATGAATCTAGTGTGCGGGTGCGCCACGAGATAATCTCCTATCTCAGCGCCGCTCCCTGGAAGGTAATTGATGACGCCAGGGGGGAACCCCGCCTCGTCAATCGTCTCCATGAACTTGGCGGCGATCACTCCAGCGGTATTGGCGGGCTTGATTATGACCGTGTTCCCGGCAACAACAGCTGCCGTGGTCATCCCAGTGAGAATCGCAAGGGGGAAGTTCCAGGGACTGATCACGACACCGACGCCAAGAGGAATGTAGCGCTGCACATTTCTCTCGGCGTGGTGCGGCATTACGGGATTCATCTGCGAATACCTCAGCATTTCCCCGGCATAGAACTCACAGAAATCGATTGCCTCGGCAACGTCCGCGTCTGCCTCGGTCCAGTTTTTGGCTACCTCGAATACCAGCCACGCAGCAAGCTCGGCCTTTCTCCTGCGCATCACAGCTGCGAGTTTCATGACCGACGCTGCACGAGCCTCTGCCGTGGTCTTCTTCCACGAGTCAAAGGCTCGCCACGCTGCGCTCATGGCCTCTTCTGCCAGGGCCACGTCAGCCCTGGACACGTAACCCACTGCCTGTCGGTGGTTACATGGGTTGAGAGAAGCCTGTTTCCGAGGGGTAGCAACTCTCTTCTCACCAATGATGAGCGGGTAGTCGCTGCCAAGCTGAGAGCCTACCGACGCCATTTCCGCCTGCATGCGAGCGCGGTTTGCCGGCGAGGACCAATCGGTCAGTGTTTCGTTGGAGAATTGCTTCATCAGCCACACACCTCTTACTCGGACGCCTGAGGCGCATAGCGACGTGAAAGACCGCTCGCGTGAGGCGAATGCAAGCAATGCTAAAATTGGCCTGTGACGGCAGGCCGCACCGCTCGCGCTCCTTTCCAAACACGGGAGGCTCGACCGTCGCCGGGCGAACCCTCGGGCAACCGCATATGCTTGGTTGCCGCCGGTCGCGCAGTCTGCCACGTTGCTCCGGCAGACTGTGCGACTCGGAGACGCATGCAATCTGAGTTCTCCACGGATTGCGCCATTCCTTTTTACAGCGTGGTCAGGCTCATCGAGTTGGATGACGCGCCTGAGCCACTCCTCCGGATATCCGAGGGACCTGATCCTTCCATTCTCGATGATCCTCCCAGAGTCGTATTTCCAGATCAGGAAGTCGAGAAGGCTCCACCAGGCGTCGCGCACCTCAACAGCGTTCGTATCGCAGTACTTGGCGAGGAACTGCCGCCCAAGCTCGGGGTTTGTTTGGAACAGCTCGACCGCCGTCGCATCTGTCCCAGCTTGCGCCCGGAATTCCTGACCTTCATACTCCTTCTGCAGCGCGTTTATGTCTTTGATCATGTGGGACCACTTGAGATCCGCGTAGTTCATGATCGCAGACATGGCCCACCAGTAGGACTCTCGGGTGAATTCCATGCGCAAACCTGGCCTACGCACACGTGCTCACACCGGGTGAGAGATATGGCCCTATGCCATTCGTATGTCTTGCCGTCAACCTTCCATGTATAACCCTCGATCCGCCTGGGGTTGTTCCACGGCCCAGCGGTGAGAGACTTGCTTCCGTCGTACTTCGAGCCTTCAGAGTGATCGCGGTGCATTGCGAAAACGTCCGCAACTGAGATCTTCTTGTCAACTGGCGCCGAGAACGGCAGATCCGATTCGACGAGGCTGCCTGCAAGCGAGGGAGATATCAAGGTGAAGACTCTCCAGACACGCTTGGCGCTGTAGTCATCCCTCATCCTGGCGCAGAAGTGCTTCCTCCAGTTGAACTGCTCGCCGCTTGCCGAGCTGTACCAGCCCTTCTCCGCCGCGTACTCGAGGATCCCAGGGCCGTACATGAAGTTCTCGTGGTCATCGAAATCAACTTCGCGAATCACGGATGAGTTGGCCGAAACAGCGACCTGTCCATCCGGAACGCGCTGGGCTATCCAGTAGGCGCCAGGTTCATTGCTGCCCTTCTCCCATAGCGGGCCAGGCCCGACGATCTCGAACACCCATGCTTCCTTTGTGTCCGCGACCGAGAGCATCTCGCCCGAGTCGGAGTATCCGTGCTTTACGGCCTTATCTCCCATGAGCTGGATTGCCTGGCGTGCGGAAGTGCCGCGCTCCATGGCGAGCATCGTCAGGTGCACAACCTCGAACCAACCGTTAGCATTTGCGAACTCCGGGCGTCCGCCTATTGTCGTCTCGCCGATCGCGACCTGGTTCTCGCTTATGTAGCCGAAGTGGCCCCTTATGTGGCCAAAGGTATACTCTGCCTGCGGGATTTGGCGGCCGGTCGGCTTCTCGGCTACCTCGTGCCTCTGATAGCCATCGGTGTATTGCGGCAGTGTGACAATGTCCCACATGCTGCCTGCCGGCCAGTCCTTGGCGGGGACCTTGTAGATTTCGTGATTCCCGGGTTTCCGCAGCTCGTTTTCGCCTACTCGCTCATCCAACCCTTGCGCGCCACAACCTAGGAATGTCTGCCACTTGTTCTCGATCCGATGACTGAATCCTCCTCATCTAGCAGTCGTATTCCCGCTCCCGGCTGATTGAGCACACGTCGGAGATGACGCTCCCCTCCGAACCGTGCTGATGCCGCATCAGGCGCCCAACCCCTGCCTCAGCACCTAGCGCTCTTCACGTTGTGTGTATGCACATGTTCGCCCCTGACTATCTGCTGAGTAGCGACACCTATGCATGAAGCGTATCTCGTCACTTCTGCGCCGGAAGCAATGTCATTCAGAGCGATCTTGTGGCCAAAGGGAATGGCCTCCC is a genomic window of Clostridia bacterium containing:
- the pruA gene encoding L-glutamate gamma-semialdehyde dehydrogenase yields the protein MMKQFSNETLTDWSSPANRARMQAEMASVGSQLGSDYPLIIGEKRVATPRKQASLNPCNHRQAVGYVSRADVALAEEAMSAAWRAFDSWKKTTAEARAASVMKLAAVMRRRKAELAAWLVFEVAKNWTEADADVAEAIDFCEFYAGEMLRYSQMNPVMPHHAERNVQRYIPLGVGVVISPWNFPLAILTGMTTAAVVAGNTVIIKPANTAGVIAAKFMETIDEAGFPPGVINYLPGSGAEIGDYLVAHPHTRFISFTGSKEVGIRINKLAACISQGQVWIKRVVAELGGKDCIVVDETADLESAAQAIVKSTFGFQGQKCSACSRAIVVDSVYGEVLDRVLDLTARLTSGPAIENNDVNAVIDEHAHRSIMGYIGIGSQEGRIVIGGSGDAAAGYYVEPTVIADVLPGSRVAQEEIFGPVLSFIRARDFDNAVDIANGTQYGLTGAVFSRSRMRLERASDEMHVGNLYLNRGCTGALVGVHPFGGFNMSGTDSKAGGADYLLLFMQAKAISEAF
- a CDS encoding C69 family dipeptidase; translation: MDERVGENELRKPGNHEIYKVPAKDWPAGSMWDIVTLPQYTDGYQRHEVAEKPTGRQIPQAEYTFGHIRGHFGYISENQVAIGETTIGGRPEFANANGWFEVVHLTMLAMERGTSARQAIQLMGDKAVKHGYSDSGEMLSVADTKEAWVFEIVGPGPLWEKGSNEPGAYWIAQRVPDGQVAVSANSSVIREVDFDDHENFMYGPGILEYAAEKGWYSSASGEQFNWRKHFCARMRDDYSAKRVWRVFTLISPSLAGSLVESDLPFSAPVDKKISVADVFAMHRDHSEGSKYDGSKSLTAGPWNNPRRIEGYTWKVDGKTYEWHRAISLTRCEHVCVGQVCAWNSPESPTGGPCLRS
- a CDS encoding UxaA family hydrolase translates to MVHERRDNVGVSVDDIDAGEQVEGMVLEDQGLIVMEAREAIPFGHKIALNDIASGAEVTRYASCIGVATQQIVRGEHVHTHNVKSARC